A region from the Triticum aestivum cultivar Chinese Spring chromosome 3D, IWGSC CS RefSeq v2.1, whole genome shotgun sequence genome encodes:
- the LOC123075097 gene encoding NADH-ubiquinone oxidoreductase chain 6-like codes for MRLLAPAFKFHFKGGRCTMILSVLSSPALVSGLMVVRAKNPVHSVLFPILVFCDTSGLLILLGLDFSAMISPVVHIGAIAVSFLFMVMMFNIQIAEIHEEVLRYLLVSGIIGLIFWWEMFIILDNGTIPLLPTHRNMTSLRYTVYGGKVRSWTNLETLGNLLYTYYSVWFLVSSLTLLVAMIGAIVLTMHRTTKVKRQDVFR; via the coding sequence AtgcgtcttcttgctccagcattCAAGTTCCATTTCAAGGGAGGACGATGTACCATGATACTTTCTGTTTTGTCGAGCCCTGCTTTGGTCTCTGGTTTGATGGTTGTACGTGCTAAAAATCCGGTACATTCTGTTTTGTTTCCCATCCTAGTCTTTTGCGACACTTCTGGTTTACTTATTTTGTTAGGTCTCGACTTCTCCGCTATGATCTCCCCAGTAGTTCATATAGGAGCTATTGCCGTTTCATTCCTATTCATGGTTATGATGTTCAATATTCAAATAGCGGAGATTCACGAAGAAGTATTGCGCTATTTACTAGTGAGTGGTATTATTGGACTGATCTTTTGGtgggaaatgttcatcattttagATAATGGAACCATTCCATTACTACCAACCCACAGAAATATGACCTCTCTGAGATATACGGTTTATGGCGGAAAGGTACGAAGTTGGACTAATTTGGAAACATTGGGCAATTTGCTTTATACCTACTATTCCGTCTGGTTTTTGGTTTCTAGTCTGACTTTATTAGTAGCTATGATTGGGGCTATAGTACTTACTATGCATAGGACTACAAAGGTGAAAAGACAGGATGTATTCCGATGA